The Vitis vinifera cultivar Pinot Noir 40024 chromosome 18, ASM3070453v1 region GCCAATTCTCCCCACCTCCATATAATAAAGTCAAATTCACGCTTATCCAAACATGGCATCACCCGTATTGAAAAACGGCGTCACGACattatattatttctaattAAAGCGTTTTTAGCATCAAACACTTTCATTGATagaattttatattcaaaaaaaaaacaaacaaaagctTTGTGTTTGGATATAAAAgtatatcatataaataaaaattatttatcaaatgatGGTCCACATCAAGTgattatctaaaattttaaaaaaatttatcaaataccaCATATTTGAAAAGAATACTTTTCATGATTAATGAATGTTTGAAGGCCTCTTAAAATCATTTCCCTAGTGAAGACATGAAAGCGCTTTTATTGATAGCGCTAGTGCTTCTACTGAAAATCATGATATGTGTAGTAAAAGAATTGCTTTAATGATGaaacactattttttttattatgagaaaccaattttttttttttataaatattataaacaattAATTTTTACGAGAAAGCATCCGCTCCCAAACGGGCTATGAACTTGATGACGGTTAAAGGTGGAGTTTTAAGCCTAATGTGGACAAGTCATATGAAAATGAGTCCCTATCCGTATATTGTTTCTTTGTGTTGACGGCAGGCAATGATAAGGAAATTTGAAATGTCTATGCATATTATTCATTACATCTGGAAGGCTTGAACAAAGGAAACAGTAAAATGGATGGATCAATCAAACCATTTGCTGCTCAGGCAGTTGTATTGATTGATTgttgtttttctcttcttctttcatcTTAACATACATGCCATAGACATAGGAGCAAAAGCCCCAGACGCAGAGCAAGGTGGAGACCACCTTCCCTCCTCCAAGCTTATCTCCATACGCCAAGACACCTCCCAGCACGTTCGCGGCCATCAAGGCAGTCATGCAGATTCCTCCGGTCAGAGAAGTTGTCAAGAACACCAGCCCTGCGGTTCCCATGAAGGCAAACTGCCAAGTCACCATGTTGAATACCAGTGTCAACCAGTATGCCTTTGGACCCAGATCAAACACCATTTCACTCTCCTTCTTCATCTCTGAAAACCCATGGCCGGCTGCCATTCCAATGGTGGCCAAGGCCGTTGCTGCCATCTCCATCACCAGCTGCATTTCAATCACCATCTCGTAGCAGTAAACTTTCTTGTAGATCATCTCCATCACTGGGAGATAGAGAGCAAAGAGCAGGCCTGCTCCTATGGTGGAGAAGAAGCCTATGAAGTACTTGGCATGGGTCAAGTCTTTTGGTCTGTCATGGTTGGAACTCAAGGCCAGGAGGATGGAGCTGAGGGTGAGAAGAATCACGCAGTTGAAGTTAGAAAATGTGATCTTTTGCTTCACGATGATGATAGAGAGTATGAGATTGAAGGCCAGTTGGGATGATAGAAGGAGAGATGCAGTTGATACAGGTAGGTAGGAGGTTCCCCAGGAGAAGAGAAAGTTGTTCAGGCCTAACATGAGTCCTATGAAAACTGATAAGAGGAGGAGCTTCGGAGTGAAACTTGTGAAGGGTCGCCTCCGTGTGCATTTGAAGAGATGGTGGGGCAGGTAaatgaggaggaggaggagaggaAATCCAACAGATTGAACCCATGTTGACACCCATATGCTCGAACCCTTATGGATGAAATAGAACTTTGAAAGCAGGGTTGAAGACACACTGCCCACAAAGAGCGAAAAATAGGTGATCAACAGAAGAACCATGTAATGCTTGCTAGTAGGACTCATCTTGTGTtcttgctgctgctgctgctgctgctgctgctgcaatTGGGATTGGGATGATGAATGATTCATCATTGTGGGTTGTGAAGGTTGAGAGAGCAGTGGTTTAGGCTTGTGTGAAGGTTGAGAGACAGAGAGATAGAGAAGAGTGGTTTTGGGACTGTTGGTATTAAACCCAAGCCTCCATTAATCCATCTAATTTGAGTTGTAGACTAGGTTTGAGAACAAGTGGCGTCCCGGAACAAGTTGACTCATATGGGTTGGCCTCTATCCAATGATTATCATGCTGATCTGGTGACGGGTCTGCATCTTTGCGTATCACTTGATGCAACAAGTAAAGCAAACATGGCAATATACTGACGGGACCCACATGAAATGAACTCTCAAGTGATGATCAAGAGGAGCAACAGTGAGAATGGGCACGGCATCAAGGGGAGATACATGAGAATGCATCGAGGATGGTGAGCATTGGGAGGATGGTGCAAAGGTTAACTACAATGATATGGACGAAATAAATGACAAGGCATAGAGAGGGGTGATTAGAGGAAAAGCGGAGGGTGTAGtggagacagagagagaggggAGTTATGAATTGAAACGGCTGAATTGGACCTTTGCATACCCTACACTTAGCAGGCAACCCAACCCACAGTGGCAGACATAGAGCAAAGGTGGCATTACCATCTTTTTCAGTTTTAGCTTAAATGCCTCTCACACACGTGTCTCTTGCCTTCCTTTCCcagtttttttctctttaagtaATTGCAGCTTATAGCCTTTGTGAGTAGACAACAGATTGGTTCAAGTAGACACCAAACTATACCAGGTCAAACTGAGTTCAACACTTGAGAGGAAGAGGAGGGAGAGGGGGGAGAGGGGGGACAGGaactatcaaataaataaacaacaataGCCCCTAGGAGATGGAGcatagaaaattattaaatgtaaACACAAGAAACACATTTAGTTGGAGACACGCTGCTAAGATAATGTCCCCAAGGATCAATCTTTTGCATTTCCTTTTCCAGAACACTTTATCAATAAAGCAACGACTCTCATGAAGTAGGAAGAGAAGCCAACCAAGGAATCAACTTTTCATGGACTAAATCAGGTCTGTCATCATGGGGACAATGTCCTACTCCCTCCAATATAAAGAGGCTTATATTGGGTTGCTGAGAAGGCAGGGAAGCGAAGTATTTACCTACAGGGCCATCAAGAGGGGTGAATGGGTCTTGGTTGCCCCATAAGACTAGAATAGGCAAGGAGAGTCTTGGCATTAACTGCACTGGGTTGGGCCCTGGTGGGCCTGTGACAATGGAAACAAAAGCATCCAGTGCCCCTTCATCATCCGCCGGTTCCTTAATGATCTGCAGTTTTCAGGTAAAAATGAACTGTAACTAGAAATTCATTAGAAACAAAACCACATTAACAGGAGGGCCCATTCATACCTGTAGCAGATCTTCATCCACTGATTCCTTATTCCCATAAATTGATAATAAGATGTTCCTCAGATTATCTCTGCATTAGCCAGAAACCATGAGATTCTCACATTCTTGCATTCCAGGAAAACTAACCATGACCAAGAGCACTACCTTTGTTTGACACGCTCAAAGATTGATGAAGCAATTCCTCGTTGCTTCAATAAGAAATCAAACAACCAGAGCAGGGGTAACAACAACTTGATTCTCCAATCATCAACAACTGCCTTGTTGTTCATGCCACCAGCACAGTTTAATAGTACAAGCCCTCGAACCAAGGCATTAGTAGATTCTAGTTGGAGGAATGTGATTGACACAAGGAAAACCATGTGTCAAATGATGCAACAGGTATAAATGGTTGTTTCACAAACAAAGACTGATTCTTCCTTCAGCCACAAGACAAATTGAGCATACCTGAGGCAGCAATGACACAAGCAAGACTCCCAACAGAGTTCCCTATCAGCACAGTTGGTTTACGAACAATTTCATCCAAGAAATCCAATATTAACTGTAGAATAACTCAGTGTCTCAGTAGTGAAGATCTGCAATGTCAAGGCATCAATTGCACATGTATAGGACAAAATGCAACTTCAAGTTTGGCCAAAGATATACCTGAGCCCATATTTCCATTGTATATGCAAAGCCTGATGGCTTATCAGATGCACCAAAACCAAGAAGGTCAATGGCATAAACAGTCTGACTTTCAGCCAGTATCATAATATTCCTGAAACAGACACAAGGTGAAAAGGAATCAAGTTCTTGAATAGTTTAATAATAGAGTTGAACAAAGATGATCTTCCCTACACCACCTTATGAACATTTGAAGACAacaatgccatttttttttttgaaagatagAAAGACATGAAAGAAGCCCAGTTCCCATACGTGTGGAGATAATTGACCCTCATATTTCATAAgtaaaatgttttttcacatttttgCAAAGGttgaataataattaatgtCAGTAGAATTGAGTTTAGCTCCAGAAGGGGGTCTAAATCTAGTAAATGTAAACTCAATATTGATTCTGTAAagcataataaacaaataagaaaaagaaatcctCAAGTGCAATATTCTTGGTTGAAAAGAATGATCATTTCTCTAGGAAAATAGTTCCTTGATTCTTaaatatccaaatcaaagtTTGCCCAAACAATCAGATGCGAGTAATGTTCCAGATATGTATAATTTTATCTGTTTTTTTCTGTCTTATCTATACTTCGAGGGCCAAAGAACATTGGCAAATGTGGTCAGAATTACCTGCAAAGGGTACTCTAGTTATGAGGAAGATGATCATGAATCATTATGTCTGAGACTCTGAAACATCTTGTGTAGAAGGATTGGATAAGAATAATAGATGAGGGCATGAACCATCATTGTGCTAGAAAGTTCATGGACAGCCTTATGTATGGGATGGCACAAGTAAAGGGAAAGAAGAGCATCAACTCATGACTTTAATTAGACTTGACCTCTATGAAGTAGGAATTCTGTGAAGTTTAGCCTAACGTGATAACAACATAATTAGACATCAACAGTAATCTGTACTTCCTCTAGAGGAATCTTTATaggcaaaataaaataagcaaaagTGGCAACAGGCTGCTTTTAAACCAGATGGACAAGTGAAAAACTTAGTATGTATCATTGATACATGGATTGTTCCAATTGGCAAGGTAGAGAGCTATTTgatgaagaaaacaaatcaTAAGAAAGGTAATTTCAGTATCTAAgttataaaacttaaaaaaacaaCAGAATTGAGATCTTGTTTCTCTTGGAAATGAGTCTAAGACCTTAGCAGACCCTTGCCAGCAAATAGCAGATCCATGCTGTAAAATAGCCATAGAACTCATGGTCAGGCTCAGATAAGACTCTTCATGGTCTAGAACACCAAAGAAAGGGGGCAGCTTCCTGTTAGGCaacttattaaaatcaagactCTTCAAAGGCTATAGATATGATTAGAGGTTATGCCAGAAAGGTTTAGGACTTCAATCACAGACTCCAGACGTTTTTCAAATCACTAGAAGCAACTTTACTGGAAGCAATTTTTAATTGCATGTCAATCATCCATTtccaattattttaattttttacataCTTCAAATTCCAGCATActattctagtttttttttttacttttctgcATATTTACTTTTCTACTAGTTTAACCTATTATCAAATAGCTTAAATTAGATTTGGCTCTCTAATTTGCACAACCCTTGATAAAGTGGAATTATTCAAGCCCTCTAAGGTAAGTTAGGCAGAGTGTACAGGAGAGGGTTCCCCACCTTTTACTATCACCAGGCATGATCAACCCACATGGTTTAGAGCTCGAATTCCCTAGTCCTAGGCTAATACATTTTCTCAGGATCGCATATGCACTATGTTCACTTGGGAACAAGATTGACTTGGCTAATTTCAGGACTTGTCATCTTTGAATTGAAAATTGACCAAGAAATTATTTCAGGCCTTATTTTAGCTCCAGTGAACTAGTGGCGCTAGTTTAAGCAAGGTGATGGCAGCAAAGACATGTGGTTGGAGTcaatacaaataaaacaagatgAGTTGCAGCCAAAGTTCGCCCATTgtgaaagaattaaattttcaaaggaagattttttttttccttttcatttacaTGTCTTTCCTCTCTTGTGTAGTCCCTTGGCAGATATGATTCAAGTTAAATGAAGGTACAGAAACATGGAGAAGGCCACTAAGGTCACTAAGTAAAAACAGAAATAGAAAGGAACAATAGGATTTATGAGCAGGACTGCCATCCCAAGATGATAATTTGATAAAAACCATTGCCAATAGAAGCAGTGTCAAGGGAAAtactaaaactaaaactaacCAACTAAAGAAACCCACTTTTATAGCCTACGACCCTCATCCAAAATGACTAAAAAATGATCCAAGCCTATGTTTGGATCCTGAAAAGTactataaaaagggaaaaaaatggtaaggaaaatgattttcttgtgttcaactttaaatttattcttcttttcctcCCTATTTACTTTCCcgtgcattttccctcaaaatttccgagaaacaaataaacaatcaggagttgtgaattaaaaaaaaaaaaaaaacccaattatTAGACGTACAACAGCAAAACGTAGCAAGCAAATTCAATAGCGGAAATGTGATAAGCAAAAGAAACCTGCGCCAGTGAGCAATGGAGGCGCCGAAGCCGTGAACAAGAAGAACAGGGGGATCACTTGAGCAAGCTTGTGGAGGATGAACAACAAGATAACTAATGGTATGGCCCTTCCACTGCCATTTGCTGCACTTCTCCTGAATCTCCCTGAACCCCACCTCCACCGCTCCCGCCGAAGACGCGGCATTCAGAATTGGCTTACGGTGACGGACTCTTGCTCTGAATCTGAACAACCCCAGGCGCCGGAAACGTGAAACTGAATCAAAATTAATGGCAGTGCTACTGCTGCTAGCGCTGGCTGATGGCGTCGATGGTAACGAGAACAGGGCATGAGGAGCCGTTACTGCCACAGCTCTCATCCTCGCTCGCATTTTCCTTGGGTGCCTCACTCTCTATTTATCTATATCTTTGACGCTCCTAACCTCCTCCCCAAGTCCACTCGTTTCTTTCACTCACTCAGCTTGAATCCTCCCCAAGTCCACTCATGTAAACCTTTGTGAAGCATACATCAAATATACCATTTTCCTGGTTTCCATACATACAATACATTTTTACTGTTTTCTCATTTCTGTGAAATAGAATTAATAGCATCACAATGACACATCATTTCCCTTAGTATAAGGAGAAATAAAAATTCACATTTGAAGTCAATTTAAGAGAAACCAAAATTATTATAGGTGTGAGAACTTTCAACCTCAACCATTCAAACCATAaccccttttcctttttgtaacttcatttttctctcttttgtctttttcctttccttcgttttctttcttctcttcctgATTTTGAAGAACCCATGATTTTCACCTTTTGTTTTAAtcgttttcaaaatatttaggattagtgaGAGGGGCATCTAGGTAATTTAggataaaaagaaattagattTTCAAGCTATTGGAAtccttttctttgcttttggAGTAGAATCTCCTTGGTCTTGGAAGGAGTGGGCCTATTCCTACATTTTCATTTCGAAAATGCTAAgtgcaaataaataaaagaaaaatgaatgatttatGATTCCCTTCCCTTTGATTCCTATGGAACGAAGTAGATGAACCTTATCTTTGAAGAGGGGATCCCCTCCACATTATAAATTTGACTTTACTCTAGGTAATCActtcattttcaataataagaaaaataaaatataaccaaatgtctgcttaattttattaaagaattggGTTAAAGGTAATccaatatttctaataaaatagcTTAATAACcgaataaacaaataagataaatacatttataaaagaagaaaaaataatattatccaTCATGATATAGAAGAGGAAATGATAACTCACAATTAAGACCATTCTCGTTATAAATAGCATCTCATATCCTTGTAGCATGGACTAATATATCTAGTATAAGATTTAGGGTGTAGTTGAAGATTCACGtgtcatttttgcaacaaattATGAAAATGGCCCAATATCAAAAACTATATCTGattgtcttttcctttttttttgtctttattgttttttgtttttaaaagtctCCCGTGgttgcatatttttttaatttaagctATTTGCAAACATAGATAATGATGAGAGGTTTTGACGAAGGTTAAGACATGCTAATTAATTTTTGAGGAGTAATAAGAAAGTAGTTCAAGTTGTACTAAAAATCTAAgcattttaaaagtaaaaatagaagGCACATGCATAAACATGTGTCTTATTTGCATTAAATGGATTCCATATTCACTACATTTGTAAGTTGTCGTACAATATTTTATTACCATTTTCTACATTGTTATaatcaaggataaaaatatcggtaatcacgaatatatcggtacttcgattttatggaTAAATCAGATATATTgatggatattttggaaaaaaaatttcgtAGGTTTAAAactgttaaaaactcatggaaatgtaaaaaaaaaactcataataatataattagaagtataataaacattttaaagttattttattgaagattttgatatatgtatgatataatatccgatattagatgtaattatatgaTGTcaatctataagaaatgttaattttgtaattgtacactcattatgaagttacataaaatacttcatttaattaaatatcaataatttgtacacattacattGCAATATCTCTTTAGTACTAAAATGAGGATTGATGTGGTTTAATGGAATTGGTAGATGAAGGAACCTCATCTTGTTGTTGGAAACAATAGTGGTACTAACTCAATGAGCCTCGAtaatattggttaaaaattctaacattccatgcatatatctcttgagtcctgCCCATTGCCTTTACATGGATAAGATACTCAAGGTTCACCCATGTGTTAATGTCAAATCCTCCTTCCATCTGATATGGAACTTGGTATGACATTTGTGCGGAAAGGGAGTAACTTGGCATACCATATTCTTCATTggttgaacttgaaggttgaccataactcatcacaTGAGGAGGGTAGACGTTAGCCTTATTcgaggagtcactaaattgagtccCTATACTCATCTATTCAAAACTCCCTGAAAGTAACTCCTCGTTAAATGGTTTCATTGTTCGTTCTCTTCCTCTGTAGGGCTTCCCAATAGCTCCTATACCTGGACTAGCTCTTCTAGATCCATGGCCTTCATCTCGTGTGTAgtgtgtgaaatcattttcataggtAAATTGGCTGATTGGATATTGACTTTGTTAATATTCCCAAATATCTCCTGCATTATCACATTCATCATCAATTCTACCTCTTGAACCATTGTAACCAGCAGTAGAAGTACATGCAGCACTAGGTTTACTACTGTAGCTAGCACTTGTGGAGTCATtttaaaccaatcaaaattgtcattttccttattcaatcATATGTCTAGCATATCAACaattctaaatttataaaataaatgagtcATTTTAGTcttgaataatatattcaaacatacacttgataaataatacaaatcctttttccaaatgcaaccatgatgcaaatgctTACATGCGATCACACAATGCACTGTCTTCGGGCTTTCACCGAAAGATACTCGTTcatacccaaatacactccccattcggagtcttctCGGGGTAaatttttgggtctttcaccatAGGGATctcactcccttcttaattcacCCTCTCTAGGGtcattccatttttaatttttcgtttcttttcatttttgtcatcTTTGGGatcttttcattctcatttccatttcacacaaccatttctttaatttttctttttcttcacacaatcatgatgcatatgaagtgcaatcaaatcatattttaacatTCATAATTTTTCAAGACATAATTCTATTTACTCCCATTATGTTTCATAATTTCCAATAATCCACACAacgatttttcttcactttaatCACCACaaacatcaaagaaaattcACAATTAATTTGTATAGCATCAAAACGTAGTTTTAAACCTTGACCACATAAATTCTATTTATTCCTGACATGCTTAATAATTTTCAACAACCaatataaccatttttttttcaattaaataaccacacatatccaagaaaattctcactaatacaaatatcaacaaaaatgCAATTTAtgtcatcattttatttatttctaaaattttaataatcaataCAACAATTTTACACAATTACCCACCACAACATTCcgggaaaaattttcaacaattcaaatattaacaaaacaCAATTATACCTTGATTTTTCTTATCTCCAACAACATCAATAATTCCTAATacttaatacaattttttttttcaatatttaatctTCTCAAACATTACcaaaattccaagaaaaatcGTAAATCacgaaataaattatttacaacAATAATCACACTTCAAATACTACAAATAACATCTATTATCTTTCAACAAcacaatatataaatttttttcaaagaaaatattaaatcaaagttttagggttaaacCACCCTACCTTAAATCTGAAAAATCTAACCGTTGAAACTAAAACCGGACACCATAAAAGTGTTC contains the following coding sequences:
- the LOC100248269 gene encoding probable purine permease 4, producing MMNHSSSQSQLQQQQQQQQQQEHKMSPTSKHYMVLLLITYFSLFVGSVSSTLLSKFYFIHKGSSIWVSTWVQSVGFPLLLLLIYLPHHLFKCTRRRPFTSFTPKLLLLSVFIGLMLGLNNFLFSWGTSYLPVSTASLLLSSQLAFNLILSIIIVKQKITFSNFNCVILLTLSSILLALSSNHDRPKDLTHAKYFIGFFSTIGAGLLFALYLPVMEMIYKKVYCYEMVIEMQLVMEMAATALATIGMAAGHGFSEMKKESEMVFDLGPKAYWLTLVFNMVTWQFAFMGTAGLVFLTTSLTGGICMTALMAANVLGGVLAYGDKLGGGKVVSTLLCVWGFCSYVYGMYVKMKEEEKNNNQSIQLPEQQMV
- the LOC100244872 gene encoding pheophytinase, chloroplastic, whose amino-acid sequence is MRARMRAVAVTAPHALFSLPSTPSASASSSSTAINFDSVSRFRRLGLFRFRARVRHRKPILNAASSAGAVEVGFREIQEKCSKWQWKGHTISYLVVHPPQACSSDPPVLLVHGFGASIAHWRRNIMILAESQTVYAIDLLGFGASDKPSGFAYTMEIWAQLILDFLDEIVRKPTVLIGNSVGSLACVIAASESTNALVRGLVLLNCAGGMNNKAVVDDWRIKLLLPLLWLFDFLLKQRGIASSIFERVKQRDNLRNILLSIYGNKESVDEDLLQIIKEPADDEGALDAFVSIVTGPPGPNPVQLMPRLSLPILVLWGNQDPFTPLDGPVGKYFASLPSQQPNISLFILEGVGHCPHDDRPDLVHEKLIPWLASLPTS